The window GCGGGTGACAAATCCGACACCTCCGACTCACTTCCCGCCTGTCTTGCGCCGGGACGTGCACCTGCGGCTCAACCGACGGCCTTTCGATATGGCATCATGGGGCACGAACCGGGGTGTGGGCGCTCACGGTCACCCGTAGATGCTCTGGATCCCGGGCAGGCGCGCTCCCTCAAGCGGGGTGAATCCTTTCCCGGTTGCCGACCCGGGAACCGGTCGGGCCGATGCCGGGGTTCGCATTGCAGCGAGCAGGCCGGCCATCCTTATGGCGGCTTCCACTCCGTCAACCACCGGAACACTCAGGCGCTTCTCCAAGGGACTTCGTACAGCCGCGAGTCCGGCACACCCCAGGCAGACCGCCCTCGCTCCATCCTCCACGATTGCCCTCCTGGCGGCAGCCTCCATCTTTTCGATGGCGACCGCACCTGTGAGGTCGTCGGTGACGCTCATCCCCGCGCTTCGCACTGAGGCACACCTCGAGGCGAGGCCGTACCTCGCGACGACAGCTTCGGTAGTTGGGATCTCTTCGGGGGAACAGCATACCACGGAGAACTTCCCTGATAGTGCACACGCCACGAGCATGCTCGTCTCCCCGATTCCAAGCACCGGCCCACTCGCGATCTCCCTGCACGCCTCAAGGGCCGGGTCGTCATAGCAGGCGATCACGAAAGCGTCGAAGGCCGTCCTCTCCCGCGCAATGACCTCCAACGTGGCGAACGCCGCGACTACGTCATCCACCTGCGTGTCTATTCCGACGGGACCGAAATCGGCACGTCTCGTAACCACTTCGAAACCGGGATGGGACAGCCGCCTGCCCACTGCTTCAATTGTCGCCGTCATGGACGGGCTGGTGTTTGGATTGACCACAAGGATTCTCATCGTCTCTAGGCCTCCCCGAGCCGCCACGGCTAGTCCTCATGAGGCATGCAGCCGACGCTCTACGAACTTCCCTCTTCCCGGTCGCCCGAGGACCTTACCATCCCGCATCACTATCTCGCCCCGGGATATCGTCATTACCGGCCATCCCCGGAGTTCCATCCCCTCGTACACGCTGTAATCCGCGTTCCCCGGCAGGTTCCTGCAATCCACGACCGCCGACCTCTCCGGATCCACAACCACTAANNNNNNNNNNAAGAATGGCACCTTTCCTAGGGAACAGGCCGAACACTTGAGCCGCTCGGGTACTCAAGAGCTCCACCAGGTGAGCCACAGGAAGCCCTCTTCTCTCCACTCCCTCGGTCCACAGCAGCGGCAGGCGAAACTCGACTCCGCCGACTCCGAATGCCACGCGGTCGAACCTTTGCACCAGCATGCCCGAATCCTTGCTGCGATCGAGGAACTTCTCCTTCTCCCACCGGTACCAGGTACAATCGTCGGAACCCGTGGTGTCCACCACCCCGGCCGACACGGCGCGCCATAAGTATTCCCGGTTTTGCGCAGACCTCAGGGGAGGAGTCATCAAGTACAGGTGGCCGTCTTCATGGTCCAGAACTCCCTGGTCGAATACGAGGTAATGCGGGCAGGTTTCGATATAGATCTTCGCACCGTCCGTCCTAAGTTCCGCCAGTTTCCGAGCCACCCGTGCGGAGCTCACGTGAAATACGTAAAGCGCACTCCCCTCGTTCCATGCCAAGTGTGCGGCCCGCAGGGCGGCATCCTCTTCTGCAGTTTCCGACCGCACTCGGCAGATGTCGGACCACCGCCGAGTCGTCACCTTCCTCATGTTCGACTCGATGATGATATCGCTCTCCGCGTGTACGCCGGGGAGCAACGGGAGGCCCGAACATCTCGAGAACACGGATAGCATGTCCTGGTCCGAGACCATGATCCCCTCGTCTTTGTACGTCATGTACATCTTGAAACTCGGAATCCCCATGGCCGCCATTGTTTCAAGCTCCGCGAGTATCCCATCGTTTACCTCAACGATGGTGGCGTGCAAACCATAGTCCACTATCGAGCAGGCCATCTGCTCAAGTCTTCGTTCCACCCCTCGGACCAGGGTCTCGCCCCTCTTCGTCTCCGNNNNNNNNNNTCTCCGTGAAGTCCAAGAAGGTGGTGACGCCGCCACAGGCGGCGGCCACGCTCCCGGTGTAAAAGTCCCTCGCCCCGGTACACCCTTGGAACGGAGTAATGAAGTGCACGTGTGGGTCTATGAGACCGGGTAGAACCCATTTTCCGCGCACGTCAATGATCTCGTCGGCTTCGCCCTTGGCGCAGCTTGCCAGGAGGGCTTCGATTCGCTCTCCGCGGATGGCCACGTCGGCCTCCACGTGGCCGCCCGGTGTAACGACCCTGCCGCCTTTGAGTATTAGAGAGAACCGCACGACTGCCACCTCACACGGGTCACGAAACGACGCGCCAGTAGAATGTCAACCCAAGCACGGCCACTGCCGTCGCCAATACGACGTAATCCCACCGTTTGAAGCCCACCTCGCGGTAGATGTTCCTCTTTGTGCCGCACATCTCGGGAATGCTGAAACCCCTGAGGTCCATCGAAAGCGCGATACCCTGGCTCCTTCTCAGGGCGCCCAATCCCAAGGGGACTACCAGCGTCGCCGCCCCGCCGAGAATCTTGATGGGGTTCCTGGACCCGAACGAGGCCCACGCCCGTGCCTTCAAGGCATTCCTGATGATGTGGAGCTCTTCTTGTATGAGGGGAAAGAACCGCATGGCGAATCCGAACATGAAAGCGGCTCGATAGGGCAGGCCCCATCTGTACAGGGAGAGGCCCCAGTGAAACGGATCGGTAGTGAGCGAGAAGCCAAGGAAACCAACTCCCATGGCCATGAGTCTTAATCCGACGGTACTCCCTACCTGGAAGCCGCGCAGGGACACCTTGACGGTCATCAGGCCCGCAGGGGATATCGTGGTGTAGGGACCGCCCATGCTCAGACTCTGAATGAGAATCATCGCGACCACGAGCGGGACCATCAGGGCGACAAACCCCCAGTACTCCCAAGGGGCGATCCTCCCGAACACCCAAATGATGACGATGTAGCCCAGGATGAAAACCCCCGGCCATGGGAGGGGTAACATCCATAAAGGAATGAGCGTGGCAAGCACGAACACCATCTTGCTGCGCGGGTCAAGCCTGTGGAGCCACGAATCGGCCCCGGAATACCTGTAGAGCATCAGGCGACGCCCCCTATCAGGCGTTGTTTGAGCTCCTCCACCGACAGGGGTGGGGGACACACTCCAAGCCTCAGGCCGAGCTGCGTTATGAGCGGGGGCTCTACGTATGTCTGCGCCAGCAATTCGGGCTGCGAGAACACCCCCCTCGGGGTGCCCTCTACGAGCACTTCCCCCGAACACAGCGCGATCACTCGGTCGGCGTATTCGGCCACGAGGTCCATGTCATGCGTTATGATGCCGAGGGCCGTGCCCTCTCGCCTCGCGCTGCGCACCAGCAAGTCCATGATCTCGCGCGACCTGACGGGGTCCTGGCCCGTAGTAGGTTCGTCAACGATCAACACTTTGGCCCCTAGCACCCAGATGGCGGCCGTCGCCAGCCGCTGCCGGTCGCCCTTGGCAAGACGGTAGGGGTGGGTGTCTTCCTTTCCGGCCAGGCTGAGCTCTCCGATGGCCCTGCCCACCTTGGTCTCGATCTCGTCGGGCGAGACGCCGAGGTTCCTCAATCCGAAGGCGATCTCGTCGCGGACCGAATCCCTGAACAGCTGATGGTCCGGGTTTTGGAACACGTAGCCCACGTAAAGTGCCTGCCTCGCCGGCGGGATCTTCGCCAGGTCCAAGCCGTCTGAGGGACCAGGAAACCGCTCAGGCAACGAGCAAGGGTCGTCTTGCCGCTGCCGTTCTGCCCGATGAGTGCCACCACTTCGCCGCTGCGCATACTCATGGAGACGTTCCTTACGGCTTTCACGCGCCGCGGGAAGGGATAGGTGAACTCCAGGCCGCTCGCGTCTAGAACGACCTCGCCGGCGGTCTCCCGGTTGTCCTGCGCACCCTGATCGGAATGCGGTGCGGCCTTCCCGGGAGTGCCTGCCCTGACAAGCTCGCGGTATTCTCTTGTCGCCTCCTCTAGAGTGATGGCTTGTCTTATCGGAACGCCGGCTTCAAGGAGTGCCGCGCCGAGCTCCACGACCTTCGACCCCATGACCCCGTGACGGCGCAGCAATTCGGGCCTAGCCGCGAGTTCCCTCGGAGAACCGTCAAGGACGATCCGGCCGTCGCTCATGAGGACCATCCGGGAGGCGTGCTGGAAGAGAAGATCGATCTTGTCCTCGACAATCACAATGGTATAGTCGCCGGTCTTGCGAAGCTCTTCAATGGCGTCGAATACCATCTTGGTACCCAGCGGGTCCAGGGCGGACGTCGGGTTGTCGAACAGGAACACCCTCGGCTTTATCGCGTAGATGCTGGCGAGGGCGACCTTCTGCTTCTCCCCGCCCGACAGATCGAAACAAATCCGATCCTCAAGGTGGGGAATGCGGAACCGCGCGAGGGCTTCGTCTTTTCTCCTGTCCATCTCACCTCGTTCAAAACCCCTGTTCTCTAAGCCGAAAACCAGTTCGTCTCTGACCAGAAGGTTGAACAGCTGCGCCTCCGGATCTTGCATGACGAGACCGATGGACTGGGTCAGGCGGGTCAAGTTTTGTCTCCGCGTGTCCTCTCCGAGTATCCTCACCGAGCCGTCGAGCTCTCCCCTCATCCAGTGAGGGATTACGCCTGAGAGCAGGTACAGGAGGGTGGTCTTCCCGCAACCCGTAGGTCCAATTATTCCCAGGCATTCACCGCTCCGCACCTCGAGGTTGACATCTCGCAAGCACGGTTTCTCTGTTGCCGGGTACCTGAAAGAAACGTCCTGCAGCTGGAATACGGTGTCCCTTGCGTGAGGCATCGTTCCATACCGCCCTCCCGTACCTGAACGGCGCAAGCGTCAATCGCCCGACTTGGATTTCTGCCGCTTGTTCATTGAGAGGAATATCGCTCCGACGATGACGGCCAGGACGATGAGGGTCGCGAACAGCTTCCACCCGGAGAGCCCGAGCCCGAGGCCGACGTCCGGGATGGCGCCTTTGGCTACCTGGCTCGTCCACCAGTTGCCGATCAACACGAACGCCGCAACAATCACGACCCCAAGGATGACATAGTTCACCTCGTTCGCCTCCCTTTTGCGCGTCGCGCGCCTCATCACACGTCGGCCACTCCGGATCGTTGCACAGCTCTTGCGAAGGCGAAGCCCATGAACGACCCCGGTATGGAGGTCAGCATCAGGAGGAACCACAAACCAGCCATGACCGGAACGGTAAACTTGAAGAAATACACCCAGGTGATCATGTAAGAGAAGGTGTTGCAGAACTCCGCCACCACGCACATCAGGAAGAATTGCTTGAAGTTCATCCGGCCGTCCCCGCGCCTGAAGTAATACTGACAGAACAGCGACATCGGGATCACGTACATCGTGTTGTCCAAGAAAAACCTCGGGGCCATCGGACTCGCACCGGTCAGAAGCGACACGATGGGATTAAAGTTCGCGGTCAAAAGCCCCCCGAGTAGCCCGAAGTTTATTACCGATGCGGGGAACCACAGGAACACAAACAGGTCACCAAACCAGTACAGGACGCCCCCGGAGAGAGCCGTGTCGAGCCTTTCCGTCAACTGCATTGTTATCGAGAAGCAGACAGCTAGAAGGACGCCGCCCACGATTGCCTTGGTGTCGGTTCGCCACAGACGATAGTTCGGGTTGCTAATGCTCCATCGATCCTCGCCGAGACTCACCATCGTCA is drawn from Bacillota bacterium and contains these coding sequences:
- a CDS encoding amidohydrolase family protein — protein: MRFSLILKGGRVVTPGGHVEADVAIRGERIEALLASCAKGEADEIIDVRGKWVLPGLIDPHVHFITPFQGCTGARDFYTGSVAAACGGVTTFLDFTE
- a CDS encoding amidohydrolase family protein, which encodes ETKRGETLVRGVERRLEQMACSIVDYGLHATIVEVNDGILAELETMAAMGIPSFKMYMTYKDEGIMVSDQDMLSVFSRCSGLPLLPGVHAESDIIIESNMRKVTTRRWSDICRVRSETAEEDAALRAAHLAWNEGSALYVFHVSSARVARKLAELRTDGAKIYIETCPHYLVFDQGVLDHEDGHLYLMTPPLRSAQNREYLWRAVSAGVVDTTGSDDCTWYRWEKEKFLDRSKDSGMLVQRFDRVAFGVGGVEFRLPLLWTEGVERRGLPVAHLVELLSTRAAQVFGLFPRKGAIL
- a CDS encoding aspartate/glutamate racemase family protein → MRILVVNPNTSPSMTATIEAVGRRLSHPGFEVVTRRADFGPVGIDTQVDDVVAAFATLEVIARERTAFDAFVIACYDDPALEACREIASGPVLGIGETSMLVACALSGKFSVVCCSPEEIPTTEAVVARYGLASRCASVRSAGMSVTDDLTGAVAIEKMEAAARRAIVEDGARAVCLGCAGLAAVRSPLEKRLSVPVVDGVEAAIRMAGLLAAMRTPASARPVPGSATGKGFTPLEGARLPGIQSIYG
- a CDS encoding dihydropyrimidinase (catalyzes the hydrolytic cleavage of hydantoin with aromatic side chains at the 5'position) gives rise to the protein LVVVDPERSAVVDCRNLPGNADYSVYEGMELRGWPVMTISRGEIVMRDGKVLGRPGRGKFVERRLHAS
- a CDS encoding ABC transporter ATP-binding protein, whose amino-acid sequence is MPHARDTVFQLQDVSFRYPATEKPCLRDVNLEVRSGECLGIIGPTGCGKTTLLYLLSGVIPHWMRGELDGSVRILGEDTRRQNLTRLTQSIGLVMQDPEAQLFNLLVRDELVFGLENRGFERGEMDRRKDEALARFRIPHLEDRICFDLSGGEKQKVALASIYAIKPRVFLFDNPTSALDPLGTKMVFDAIEELRKTGDYTIVIVEDKIDLLFQHASRMVLMSDGRIVLDGSPRELAARPELLRRHGVMGSKVVELGAALLEAGVPIRQAITLEEATREYRELVRAGTPGKAAPHSDQGAQDNRETAGEVVLDASGLEFTYPFPRRVKAVRNVSMSMRSGEVVALIGQNGSGKTTLARCLSGFLVPQTAWTWRRSRRRGRHFTWATCSKTRTISCSGIRSATRSPSD
- a CDS encoding ATP-binding cassette domain-containing protein, which produces MGYVFQNPDHQLFRDSVRDEIAFGLRNLGVSPDEIETKVGRAIGELSLAGKEDTHPYRLAKGDRQRLATAAIWVLGAKVLIVDEPTTGQDPVRSREIMDLLVRSARREGTALGIITHDMDLVAEYADRVIALCSGEVLVEGTPRGVFSQPELLAQTYVEPPLITQLGLRLGVCPPPLSVEELKQRLIGGVA
- a CDS encoding energy-coupling factor transporter transmembrane protein EcfT; the encoded protein is MLYRYSGADSWLHRLDPRSKMVFVLATLIPLWMLPLPWPGVFILGYIVIIWVFGRIAPWEYWGFVALMVPLVVAMILIQSLSMGGPYTTISPAGLMTVKVSLRGFQVGSTVGLRLMAMGVGFLGFSLTTDPFHWGLSLYRWGLPYRAAFMFGFAMRFFPLIQEELHIIRNALKARAWASFGSRNPIKILGGAATLVVPLGLGALRRSQGIALSMDLRGFSIPEMCGTKRNIYREVGFKRWDYVVLATAVAVLGLTFYWRVVS